From Clostridia bacterium, the proteins below share one genomic window:
- a CDS encoding 1-deoxy-D-xylulose-5-phosphate synthase yields the protein MHLEDINDPAQLKRLNLGQLESLAEKIRQKLITTVAKTGGHLAPNLGVVELTLALHRVFNSPVDKIIWDVGHQCYVHKILTGRLSQFDTLRQYGGLSGFPKTSESPHDVFNTGHSSTSISAALGMAIARDLRGEKHEVVAVIGDGALTGGMAFEALNHAGHLGTHLIIVLNDNEMSIANNVGALSSYLSRIRSDPRYYKGKEEIEQVLKRLPSIGPRVVKIAERIKDSLKYLVVPGMLFEELGFTYLGPIDGHQMDIMITVFQQAKRIKGPVIVHVITKKGKGYEPAERNPDAFHGIGAFDIDSGQAIRKNGPPTYTEVFGRTLVHLAQQDAKIVGITAAMPDGTGLSHLARELPDRYFDVGIAEQHGVTLAAGMAIQGFHPVVAIYSSFLQRGFDQVLHDVCMQNLPVTFALDRAGIVGEDGETHHGVFDLAYLRPIPNIIIMAPKDELELSQMLSTAVQYPGPAAIRYPRGQGQGVSLEENRYQEIPIGASEVLLEGDDLVLLCLGPVVYKGLEAARLLREKGISCTVINARFVKPLDEKTIIAAVKRCKRLITVEEHVLAGGFGSAIREMLGARGLHDIQVVNLALPDAFVPHGNANLLREKYGLSTAGIVKAVEEHFSGLLA from the coding sequence ATGCATTTGGAGGACATCAATGATCCGGCACAACTGAAAAGACTGAACCTAGGGCAATTAGAAAGCCTGGCCGAGAAGATCAGGCAAAAATTGATCACCACCGTGGCGAAAACGGGCGGGCACTTAGCACCCAATTTAGGAGTAGTAGAATTAACCCTGGCTTTACATAGAGTCTTTAACTCTCCGGTGGACAAGATCATCTGGGATGTAGGGCACCAGTGTTATGTGCATAAGATCCTCACCGGAAGACTATCCCAGTTTGACACTTTACGGCAATACGGGGGATTAAGCGGTTTTCCCAAGACCAGTGAAAGCCCCCATGATGTTTTCAATACCGGTCACAGTAGCACCTCCATCTCCGCTGCCCTGGGTATGGCTATTGCCCGTGATCTGCGAGGCGAGAAGCACGAAGTGGTGGCGGTCATAGGTGACGGTGCTCTTACCGGCGGCATGGCTTTTGAAGCCCTCAACCATGCCGGCCATTTGGGAACCCATCTGATCATTGTGCTGAATGATAACGAAATGTCCATTGCCAATAATGTGGGAGCTCTCTCATCTTACTTGAGCCGGATCCGCTCCGATCCCAGGTACTACAAAGGCAAGGAAGAGATTGAGCAGGTTCTAAAACGATTACCTTCCATCGGGCCAAGAGTAGTGAAGATAGCTGAGCGGATCAAGGACAGCTTAAAATACCTGGTGGTACCGGGCATGCTGTTCGAAGAGTTGGGCTTCACCTACCTGGGCCCCATCGACGGTCATCAAATGGACATCATGATCACGGTATTCCAGCAGGCCAAGAGGATTAAAGGCCCCGTCATTGTGCATGTGATTACCAAAAAGGGCAAGGGATACGAACCTGCCGAAAGGAACCCCGATGCGTTTCACGGCATTGGTGCTTTTGACATTGATTCGGGCCAAGCGATCCGCAAGAACGGTCCCCCTACATATACGGAAGTGTTCGGCCGGACCCTGGTCCACTTAGCCCAGCAAGACGCCAAGATCGTTGGCATCACCGCTGCCATGCCTGACGGGACCGGACTGAGTCACCTGGCCAGGGAATTGCCTGACCGCTATTTCGATGTAGGCATTGCGGAACAACATGGTGTTACCTTGGCAGCCGGTATGGCCATCCAAGGATTTCACCCGGTAGTGGCTATTTACTCCTCTTTTCTGCAAAGAGGCTTTGACCAGGTACTACATGATGTTTGCATGCAGAACTTGCCGGTGACTTTTGCCCTGGACCGGGCAGGCATTGTAGGGGAGGACGGGGAAACCCACCACGGGGTATTTGATCTGGCTTATCTCCGCCCCATACCCAATATCATCATCATGGCACCCAAGGATGAGCTGGAGTTGAGCCAAATGCTTTCCACTGCCGTGCAATACCCAGGCCCTGCGGCCATTCGCTATCCCCGTGGACAAGGTCAAGGAGTTTCGCTGGAAGAAAACAGGTATCAAGAAATCCCGATCGGTGCCAGCGAAGTGCTGCTAGAAGGGGATGACCTGGTGCTGTTGTGCTTGGGCCCCGTTGTATATAAGGGATTGGAGGCCGCCCGGCTGCTCAGGGAAAAGGGCATCAGCTGCACCGTGATCAACGCCCGTTTCGTAAAGCCCCTGGACGAGAAGACGATTATCGCCGCAGTGAAAAGGTGCAAGAGGTTAATTACGGTGGAAGAGCATGTCCTGGCAGGCGGTTTTGGCAGCGCCATCCGGGAAATGCTTGGTGCTCGTGGCCTGCACGATATCCAAGTCGTCAACCTGGCTTTGCCGGACGCTTTTGTGCCTCACGGTAATGCCAACCTGCTGCGCGAAAAATACGGCCTTTCCACCGCCGGCATTGTCAAGGCAGTGGAGGAACATTTTTCCGGTCTACTTGCTTAA
- a CDS encoding TlyA family RNA methyltransferase, whose protein sequence is MERKRLDLLLVEMGFFPSRQRAQSAIMAGRVLVDGQKKDKAGALVPVKAHITITGEDLPYVSRGGLKLEKALAVFPVNPAGKIALDAGASTGGFTDCLLQHGADRVIAVDVGYGQLAWKLRQDPRVTVLERTNIRYLTLADIGGQPVDLVTVDVSFISLRLVLPAVVSLAKDTADFILLVKPQFEAGKDKVGKHGVVRDPKVHRQVLDTVIAEARQLGLKVGGLDFSPIKGPEGNIEYLLWLTREDLGLPPVDNLIAAVVDEAHHSLQ, encoded by the coding sequence TTGGAAAGAAAAAGACTGGATCTCTTGTTAGTTGAGATGGGATTTTTTCCTTCCCGGCAAAGAGCCCAGAGCGCCATCATGGCCGGGCGCGTGCTGGTTGACGGGCAAAAGAAGGACAAAGCAGGTGCCCTGGTGCCGGTTAAGGCCCACATCACCATTACCGGCGAGGATCTACCCTATGTGAGCCGGGGTGGCCTCAAATTGGAGAAAGCGCTAGCCGTCTTCCCCGTTAACCCGGCAGGAAAAATAGCGCTGGATGCAGGCGCATCTACCGGGGGCTTTACCGACTGCCTGCTGCAGCATGGAGCCGACCGGGTCATCGCCGTGGATGTTGGTTACGGGCAGCTGGCCTGGAAGCTGCGTCAAGATCCCAGGGTAACGGTGCTGGAGAGAACCAATATCCGTTACCTTACCCTGGCAGACATTGGTGGGCAACCGGTGGACCTGGTTACCGTTGATGTTTCATTTATCTCCCTCCGGCTGGTTCTCCCGGCCGTCGTTTCACTGGCCAAGGATACAGCCGATTTTATTCTGCTGGTCAAACCGCAATTTGAAGCAGGCAAAGATAAAGTCGGCAAGCACGGAGTTGTCCGCGACCCAAAGGTGCACCGGCAAGTCTTGGACACCGTCATCGCGGAGGCCCGGCAGCTTGGGTTGAAAGTTGGCGGTTTGGATTTTTCACCCATAAAGGGACCGGAAGGCAATATCGAATACCTATTGTGGTTAACGCGGGAAGACCTGGGATTGCCGCCGGTGGACAATCTCATCGCCGCTGTTGTGGATGAAGCCCATCATTCGCTGCAGTAA